The proteins below are encoded in one region of Desulfosalsimonas propionicica:
- the asnB gene encoding asparagine synthase (glutamine-hydrolyzing), producing the protein MCGIAGIISARHSMAHLSRQVQEMGCTQKHRGPDGRDFHSAGVCGLNIALGFVRLAILDLATGMQPICCPTDDTAIVCNGQIYNYIELQPQVADQPFVSSGDVEVALHLYRRHGIEFLHQLNGMYAGAILDPKKAKLFLFRDRFGIKPLYYTEANGAFAFASEIKPLLAGLEIAPQLNTDRMASYFVYRYVPGEQTMFDGIYRLPPGAYLEYDLNARGFAIHQYWNYITGQQDTDLDLQSAADGFFDIFRDAVRIRLRSDVELGSFISGGIDSSAVAAAAVGTHPDMRLYTASFDEPAYDELPEVRRFLQTRSRWFAQTRLQPAVCGRDSLEGLSDIIAAVEEPISLGTILPTDCVCRAAAVDVKAVLTGEGADELFAGYKKFMIEMAAAQYSRMTATDQARVNRHYPEVEKYLATRSHDPARRYIQAEALFDAAELEQLLGRAPDQPVFPAEAAPALTGREHPVNAAIAFESRCRLPDYVILRLDKLSMRHGLETRTPFLDYRLAEFAARLPVSMKVNLGLNREKLICAYSFVRHGLLDAKTAFRKKQPFTFPMADWLSEPRTLPEPIREVVLGDLVQQHNVLDPGFVRRLSENVTTAGVGPQTLVSQADRLFSVIVFTLWYQHFMRDYQNFRTREDN; encoded by the coding sequence ATGTGCGGCATTGCAGGTATCATATCCGCGCGCCATTCCATGGCCCACCTGAGTCGTCAGGTGCAGGAGATGGGATGCACGCAGAAACACAGGGGCCCTGACGGCAGGGATTTTCATTCCGCCGGGGTTTGCGGCTTAAATATCGCTCTGGGTTTTGTGCGCCTGGCCATTCTGGATCTGGCAACCGGTATGCAGCCCATCTGCTGTCCAACAGATGATACCGCCATTGTCTGCAACGGCCAGATCTACAATTATATTGAACTGCAACCGCAGGTGGCAGATCAGCCCTTTGTTTCCAGTGGGGACGTGGAGGTGGCCCTGCATCTGTACCGGCGCCATGGCATTGAATTTCTCCACCAGCTCAACGGCATGTATGCCGGGGCCATCCTTGATCCAAAAAAGGCAAAGCTGTTTTTGTTCCGGGACCGCTTCGGCATCAAGCCTCTGTATTATACCGAGGCAAACGGTGCATTCGCCTTTGCCTCGGAGATCAAACCGCTTCTGGCAGGCCTGGAAATCGCCCCGCAGCTTAACACGGACCGGATGGCCAGTTATTTTGTCTATCGCTATGTTCCCGGTGAGCAGACAATGTTTGACGGGATTTACCGGCTTCCGCCCGGTGCTTATCTGGAATATGACTTAAATGCCCGCGGATTTGCCATTCATCAATACTGGAATTACATTACCGGGCAGCAGGATACGGACCTGGACCTGCAAAGCGCCGCAGACGGCTTTTTCGATATTTTCCGGGATGCTGTGCGAATCCGGCTTCGTTCGGATGTTGAACTGGGCAGCTTTATCAGCGGCGGCATTGATTCATCTGCCGTGGCGGCTGCCGCCGTGGGAACGCATCCGGACATGCGCCTGTATACGGCATCTTTTGATGAGCCGGCCTATGATGAACTGCCTGAAGTCAGGCGGTTTTTGCAAACCCGCAGCCGCTGGTTCGCCCAAACCCGTCTGCAGCCGGCAGTTTGCGGCAGGGACAGCCTTGAAGGGCTATCCGATATTATCGCCGCGGTTGAAGAACCCATTTCCCTGGGTACCATTTTGCCCACGGACTGTGTTTGCCGGGCCGCGGCCGTCGATGTAAAGGCGGTGCTCACAGGCGAGGGCGCAGATGAACTTTTTGCCGGATACAAAAAATTCATGATTGAAATGGCGGCAGCGCAATACAGCCGCATGACCGCAACCGATCAGGCGCGGGTAAACCGGCACTATCCCGAGGTGGAAAAGTACCTGGCAACACGGAGCCATGATCCGGCCCGGCGCTATATCCAGGCAGAGGCCCTGTTTGATGCTGCCGAACTTGAGCAGCTTCTGGGCCGCGCCCCGGACCAGCCGGTGTTTCCCGCAGAGGCGGCGCCGGCACTCACCGGCAGGGAACATCCCGTAAACGCGGCCATAGCCTTTGAGAGCCGGTGCCGGCTTCCGGATTACGTGATTCTGCGCCTTGACAAACTGTCCATGCGCCACGGCCTGGAGACCCGCACACCCTTTCTGGACTATCGTCTGGCCGAATTTGCCGCCCGCCTGCCTGTATCCATGAAGGTGAACCTGGGTTTGAACCGGGAAAAATTGATCTGCGCCTATTCATTTGTCAGGCACGGGCTTTTGGACGCCAAAACCGCGTTTCGCAAAAAGCAGCCTTTTACCTTTCCCATGGCGGACTGGCTGTCCGAACCCCGCACCTTGCCCGAGCCCATCCGGGAAGTGGTGCTGGGCGATCTGGTGCAGCAGCACAATGTGCTGGATCCCGGGTTTGTCCGGCGGTTGTCCGAAAATGTCACGACAGCCGGTGTGGGCCCGCAGACTCTGGTTTCCCAGGCGGACCGGCTTTTTTCAGTGATCGTGTTCACCCTCTGGTACCAGCATTTCATGCGGGATTACCAGAATTTCCGGACCCGGGAGGACAATTGA
- a CDS encoding cereblon family protein produces the protein MESVITNFRPPGQETGIACKSGLDRKPDGHVKQKSSPEATPNQPPALLCRQCLAFITRPGERIAVNGAHHHTFANPHGIVFEIGCFQQAPGCAAAGTPTDEFTWFAGYNWRIAICANCLTHMGWLFTAAGGGSRFYGLILDNLVESAAGFEKK, from the coding sequence ATGGAATCGGTCATAACGAATTTTCGACCGCCGGGACAAGAAACCGGAATCGCATGCAAATCCGGGCTTGACAGAAAACCCGACGGGCATGTAAAGCAGAAAAGCTCTCCGGAAGCGACTCCGAACCAACCGCCGGCCCTGCTTTGCCGGCAGTGCCTGGCGTTTATCACCCGGCCCGGAGAACGGATTGCTGTCAACGGCGCCCATCACCATACCTTTGCCAATCCTCACGGCATTGTGTTTGAAATCGGGTGTTTTCAGCAGGCCCCGGGTTGTGCCGCAGCCGGAACACCCACGGATGAATTTACCTGGTTTGCGGGATACAATTGGCGAATTGCCATCTGCGCAAACTGTCTGACGCACATGGGCTGGCTTTTTACAGCAGCCGGGGGCGGCAGCCGTTTCTACGGCCTGATTCTTGACAATCTCGTGGAATCTGCAGCCGGATTTGAAAAAAAATAA
- the fusA gene encoding elongation factor G has translation MSQDIKHVRNIGISAHIDSGKTTLTERILYLTKRIHKIHEVRGKDGVGATMDSMALEKERGITIASAATYCTWGGHEINIIDTPGHVDFTMEVERSLRVLDGAILVLCAVGGVQSQSITVDLQMKRYNIPSIAFINKCDRSGANPFRVIDQLREKLGHNAVALQLPMGLESYHSGVVDLISMKAMYFEGDQGQHVKTDEIPEDLVDTAMEKREELLDAASMFSDELTEAILDEAEVSETMLRKAIRKGALRRELTPVLMGSAYKNKGVHPLLNAVCDYLPSPDDVETQALDITKGEEPVRLTADNKASLVALAFKLEDTPYGQLTYIRTYQGALDKGDTIYNVRTGKKIKVGRIVRMHADKMEDVETIPAGFIAALFGIDCASGDTFTEPGMNLSMSSMYIPEPVITLAVKPADYKSETNMSKALNRFTKEDPTFQTHFNSETGETLISGMGELHLEIYLERMKREYNASIIAGEPQVAYRETITQQANFDYTHKKQTGGAGQFGRVMGYMEPVEDEFEFQSKITGGAIPTHFIPACEKGFAECMKKGPWMKYPVTGVKLVLTDGGFHSVDSSEMAFQAAARGAFQQAYPKAKPVLLEPVMKVVVETPDEFQGNVMGSLNQRRGIIIGAHDEGISTVIEAHVPLAEMFGYSTVLRSLTQGKAQFTMEFEAYKEVPKSVLEEIAKKNEQASKGGKS, from the coding sequence ATGAGCCAAGACATTAAACACGTAAGAAACATCGGTATCAGCGCGCATATCGACTCCGGCAAGACCACGCTGACTGAACGAATCCTGTATCTGACCAAGCGGATTCATAAAATCCACGAAGTGCGGGGCAAAGACGGAGTGGGCGCCACCATGGATTCCATGGCCCTGGAAAAAGAACGGGGGATTACCATTGCCTCGGCAGCCACGTACTGCACCTGGGGGGGCCATGAGATCAACATCATTGACACCCCCGGGCACGTGGATTTCACCATGGAAGTCGAGCGCTCTCTCCGGGTGCTCGACGGGGCCATCCTGGTGCTCTGCGCCGTGGGCGGAGTCCAGTCCCAGTCCATAACTGTGGACCTGCAGATGAAGCGCTATAACATCCCGAGTATCGCATTTATCAATAAGTGTGACCGAAGCGGCGCCAACCCGTTCCGGGTCATTGATCAGCTGAGAGAAAAACTCGGCCACAATGCCGTGGCCCTGCAGCTGCCCATGGGACTGGAATCCTATCATAGCGGCGTGGTGGACTTGATTTCCATGAAAGCCATGTATTTTGAAGGCGATCAGGGCCAGCATGTCAAAACAGACGAAATCCCCGAAGATCTTGTTGACACGGCCATGGAGAAACGCGAGGAGCTATTGGATGCGGCTTCCATGTTTTCCGATGAACTCACCGAGGCGATTCTCGATGAGGCTGAGGTTTCCGAAACCATGCTCCGGAAGGCCATCCGAAAAGGAGCGCTCAGGCGCGAACTGACTCCTGTGCTTATGGGCTCGGCCTATAAAAACAAAGGGGTCCATCCCCTGCTCAATGCCGTATGTGATTACCTGCCCTCGCCCGATGACGTAGAGACCCAGGCACTGGATATCACCAAGGGAGAAGAACCGGTCCGCCTGACCGCCGACAACAAGGCGTCACTGGTGGCCCTTGCTTTCAAGCTCGAAGATACCCCTTATGGCCAGCTCACCTATATCCGAACTTACCAGGGGGCCCTTGACAAGGGAGATACCATTTATAACGTGCGCACCGGCAAAAAAATCAAGGTAGGCCGGATTGTTCGCATGCATGCAGATAAAATGGAGGACGTGGAAACCATCCCGGCGGGGTTTATCGCTGCGCTTTTCGGCATTGACTGCGCTTCCGGCGACACCTTTACCGAACCGGGGATGAACCTGTCCATGTCCTCGATGTATATCCCGGAACCCGTGATCACCCTGGCGGTCAAACCCGCGGATTACAAGTCTGAAACCAACATGTCCAAGGCGCTTAACCGGTTTACCAAAGAAGATCCCACGTTTCAGACCCATTTTAATTCCGAAACCGGTGAAACCCTGATTTCCGGCATGGGCGAACTCCACCTGGAAATTTACCTGGAGCGCATGAAACGGGAATACAACGCCTCCATCATTGCCGGCGAACCCCAGGTGGCTTACCGGGAGACCATCACCCAGCAGGCCAATTTCGACTACACTCACAAAAAACAAACCGGCGGTGCAGGCCAGTTCGGCCGGGTCATGGGATACATGGAACCTGTGGAGGATGAATTTGAATTTCAAAGCAAAATCACCGGCGGCGCTATCCCCACCCATTTTATCCCGGCCTGTGAAAAGGGATTTGCCGAATGCATGAAAAAGGGCCCCTGGATGAAATATCCGGTGACAGGGGTCAAACTGGTGCTTACAGACGGCGGGTTTCACAGCGTGGACTCCTCGGAAATGGCATTTCAGGCAGCTGCCCGGGGGGCATTCCAGCAGGCCTACCCCAAGGCCAAGCCCGTTTTGCTCGAACCTGTGATGAAGGTGGTTGTGGAAACCCCTGACGAATTTCAGGGAAATGTCATGGGGTCCCTGAACCAGCGCCGCGGTATTATTATCGGCGCCCATGACGAAGGGATTTCAACCGTGATCGAGGCCCATGTTCCCCTGGCGGAGATGTTTGGCTATTCCACTGTGCTCAGATCCCTGACCCAGGGCAAAGCCCAGTTTACCATGGAATTTGAGGCCTATAAGGAAGTGCCCAAATCCGTGCTCGAAGAAATCGCCAAAAAAAATGAACAGGCGTCAAAAGGCGGCAAGTCGTAA
- a CDS encoding AAA family ATPase, which produces MQNHTLMLRDPLKMIGGSAAESLENGGFAAILARAGVGKTALLVQLALHAMAGGKNVLHISTEDPVDKVNLWYQEVFHRLTQSDNASQGEKIWDQLLYNRFIMTFETETFNLDKVQKRISELMANGIFQPRLIMIDGFAFDETSRPQLNGLKDLAATSEMTFWFTARTHRDEPVDSSGIAASFAPFAGLFDLMLQLYPEKDRVYLKRLALAAQQERQDKAELYLDPATLLVSDSPVGA; this is translated from the coding sequence ATGCAGAATCATACGCTCATGCTACGCGACCCTTTGAAGATGATCGGCGGCAGTGCTGCCGAAAGCCTTGAAAATGGCGGCTTTGCCGCCATTCTTGCCCGGGCCGGAGTGGGCAAAACCGCCCTGCTCGTCCAGCTGGCCCTCCATGCCATGGCCGGGGGGAAAAATGTCCTGCACATCAGCACCGAAGACCCGGTGGACAAGGTCAACCTTTGGTACCAGGAAGTCTTTCACCGGCTGACCCAATCCGACAACGCATCCCAGGGCGAAAAAATCTGGGATCAGCTTCTGTACAACCGCTTTATCATGACGTTTGAAACCGAAACTTTTAACCTGGACAAGGTGCAGAAGCGCATTTCCGAGCTTATGGCAAACGGAATCTTCCAGCCCCGCCTTATCATGATCGATGGGTTTGCCTTTGATGAAACAAGCCGTCCCCAGTTAAACGGCCTCAAGGACCTGGCGGCCACAAGTGAGATGACCTTCTGGTTTACCGCTCGCACCCACAGAGACGAGCCCGTGGATTCCTCCGGAATAGCAGCTTCCTTTGCGCCGTTTGCCGGCTTGTTTGACCTGATGCTACAACTTTATCCGGAAAAGGACCGCGTCTATCTCAAACGTCTGGCACTTGCCGCCCAACAAGAGCGGCAAGACAAGGCCGAATTGTACCTGGATCCAGCCACTCTGCTGGTTAGCGACAGCCCAGTTGGCGCGTAA
- the mnmA gene encoding tRNA 2-thiouridine(34) synthase MnmA codes for MTIAVAVSGGIDSLVAAHLVKKEHGSVFGIHFQTGYEEKQHLHTDNSPASGSRGRENYASRLQALMGSLDIPLKIIDCRREFENRIVDYFLRSYASGRTPNPCVRCNRDIKFGIALKTAARMGATHLATGHYARIRNTSDQCKLLQGRDRQKDQSYFLSMLRPHQLSCALFPLGEMNKDQVREIARQNGLQPLSGRESQDICFVRNRHYADFLESKKGRIFPPGPIVDTQNKRIGTHKGLHRYTIGQRRGIDCPAQSPYYVIDIDPAANRLVVGYKNSLYKETCFIQQVNWLVSKPHGPIEVRARIRYRHAGAEAELYPLENNRAEMRFQNPQKAITPGQAAVCYRNERVVAAGWIEGK; via the coding sequence ATGACGATTGCCGTTGCCGTAAGCGGCGGCATCGATTCCCTGGTGGCCGCCCATCTGGTGAAAAAAGAGCACGGATCGGTTTTCGGCATTCATTTCCAGACCGGATATGAAGAAAAACAACATCTGCACACCGACAATTCTCCTGCCTCCGGAAGCCGGGGGCGGGAGAATTACGCCAGCCGTCTGCAAGCCCTTATGGGCAGCCTGGATATCCCGCTGAAAATCATCGACTGCCGCCGGGAATTTGAAAACCGCATCGTGGATTATTTTCTCCGTTCCTATGCGTCCGGCCGCACCCCCAATCCCTGTGTGCGATGCAACCGGGACATCAAGTTCGGCATTGCCTTAAAAACGGCAGCTCGAATGGGCGCAACCCATCTGGCCACGGGTCACTATGCCCGCATCCGGAACACCAGTGACCAATGCAAGCTTTTACAGGGCCGGGACCGGCAAAAAGACCAGTCCTATTTCCTTTCCATGCTGCGGCCGCATCAACTATCCTGCGCCCTGTTTCCCCTGGGAGAAATGAATAAGGATCAGGTCCGTGAAATTGCCCGTCAAAACGGTTTACAGCCCCTTTCCGGCCGGGAAAGCCAGGATATCTGCTTTGTCCGGAACCGTCATTATGCAGATTTTCTTGAATCCAAAAAAGGACGGATTTTTCCCCCCGGGCCGATCGTGGATACCCAGAATAAGCGCATCGGCACCCATAAGGGACTGCATCGCTACACCATCGGCCAGCGCCGGGGCATTGACTGCCCGGCTCAATCCCCCTATTATGTCATTGATATCGATCCTGCAGCCAATCGACTGGTTGTGGGATATAAAAATTCATTGTATAAGGAAACATGCTTTATCCAACAGGTCAACTGGCTGGTCAGCAAGCCCCATGGCCCGATAGAAGTCAGGGCCCGGATCCGGTACCGCCATGCCGGGGCGGAAGCAGAACTCTACCCGTTGGAAAACAACCGGGCGGAAATGCGGTTTCAAAACCCCCAGAAAGCCATCACCCCCGGTCAGGCGGCCGTATGCTACCGGAATGAAAGGGTTGTGGCCGCCGGCTGGATTGAGGGCAAATAA
- the mtaB gene encoding tRNA (N(6)-L-threonylcarbamoyladenosine(37)-C(2))-methylthiotransferase MtaB, which yields MNKLLKIITLGCKVNQAETESLAAGFVRQKNWKLAGPQEDADLCIINTCAVTQKAAMQSRQAIRKAVRGHSNAVIVVTGCYAQNDPKALGDIKGVDYVIGQGEKHRIIEIGSALKHLGTPKPALTCFNSPIIRHSDISGPRRFAPMPAPAAGVFRTRPFLKIQDGCNSFCTYCIVPYTRGRSRSLPADAVISEFRALADANSPEIVLTGVHIGKYGQDLTPQMDLAGLLVLLDSVNGGHRIRLSSVEPAEITDTLLQTIYESERICPHFHIPLQSGDASILQKMKRPYTPQVFAERIETIHGLFPDAAIGVDVIVGFPGEDDSAFTRTFELIEALPVTYLHVFPFSPRPGTRAAGFDNPVPAAVIKQRCQMLRRLGEKKKQQFYEKMTGKTLDVVIEIENTGQSGLSRGITDNYIPVYVENACGLQGTRVACQINGSASDEALCGKAVTAILSEQAS from the coding sequence ATGAATAAGCTTCTTAAAATCATCACCCTCGGCTGCAAAGTCAACCAGGCCGAGACCGAATCCCTGGCAGCGGGATTTGTACGCCAAAAAAACTGGAAGCTTGCCGGCCCGCAGGAAGATGCGGACCTTTGCATAATCAACACATGCGCGGTCACCCAAAAAGCCGCCATGCAGTCCAGGCAGGCCATCCGCAAAGCCGTCCGCGGCCATTCCAATGCTGTGATTGTTGTCACCGGCTGCTATGCCCAGAATGACCCCAAAGCGCTTGGCGATATCAAAGGCGTGGATTATGTCATCGGTCAGGGCGAAAAGCACCGGATCATTGAAATCGGAAGCGCTCTTAAACATTTGGGCACCCCAAAACCGGCGCTTACTTGTTTTAACAGCCCGATAATCCGGCACAGCGATATTTCCGGGCCGCGCCGTTTTGCGCCCATGCCCGCTCCGGCCGCAGGGGTGTTCCGGACCCGGCCTTTTTTAAAAATCCAGGACGGCTGCAATTCCTTTTGCACCTATTGCATTGTCCCCTATACAAGGGGCCGAAGCAGAAGCCTGCCGGCAGATGCTGTGATTTCCGAATTCCGTGCCCTGGCTGATGCCAATTCACCTGAAATTGTCCTAACCGGCGTGCACATCGGCAAATACGGCCAAGACCTCACCCCGCAAATGGATCTCGCCGGCCTGCTTGTTCTTCTGGATTCCGTTAACGGCGGCCACCGCATCCGCCTGTCGTCTGTTGAGCCCGCGGAAATCACCGATACCCTGCTTCAAACAATTTATGAATCAGAAAGAATCTGCCCTCATTTTCACATACCCTTGCAAAGCGGGGATGCATCGATTCTGCAAAAAATGAAAAGGCCCTATACCCCGCAAGTCTTTGCAGAACGCATTGAAACCATCCATGGCCTTTTTCCGGATGCCGCAATCGGCGTTGACGTTATCGTGGGATTTCCCGGGGAAGACGATTCCGCCTTTACCCGCACGTTTGAACTCATTGAAGCCCTGCCGGTGACATATCTGCACGTATTCCCGTTCTCTCCCAGGCCCGGAACCCGGGCGGCCGGGTTTGACAATCCGGTTCCCGCAGCCGTGATCAAACAACGCTGCCAGATGCTGCGGCGGCTGGGGGAGAAAAAGAAACAGCAATTTTATGAAAAAATGACCGGAAAAACCCTGGATGTGGTCATTGAAATCGAAAATACAGGGCAATCCGGATTGTCCAGGGGCATCACAGACAACTACATCCCCGTTTACGTGGAAAATGCATGCGGCCTGCAGGGCACCCGCGTGGCCTGTCAAATCAACGGATCCGCTTCAGACGAGGCCCTGTGCGGCAAAGCGGTTACCGCCATTCTATCGGAGCAAGCATCATGA
- a CDS encoding MerR family transcriptional regulator — MTRMKTQKEITYSISELAEELDISTRAIRFYEEKGLITPERTKGNHRIYDRRDRARLKLILRGKRLGYSLDEIAEMIGMGNFDTDEEQQLKKAYSYGRRKLKEIESRMEELEILKQDLLRVQEKILNRLKQLNLKPPR, encoded by the coding sequence ATGACCCGGATGAAAACCCAGAAAGAAATCACATACTCTATTTCCGAACTGGCAGAAGAACTGGATATCAGCACGCGGGCCATTCGTTTCTACGAGGAAAAGGGCCTGATCACCCCGGAGCGCACCAAGGGCAACCACCGCATTTACGACCGCCGGGACCGGGCAAGGCTGAAACTGATTCTGCGCGGCAAACGGCTGGGCTACTCCCTGGATGAAATCGCGGAAATGATCGGCATGGGCAATTTTGACACAGACGAGGAACAGCAGTTAAAAAAAGCCTATTCCTACGGCAGAAGAAAGCTCAAGGAAATTGAAAGCCGCATGGAGGAACTCGAAATTCTCAAACAGGATCTGCTGCGGGTGCAGGAAAAAATCCTAAACCGCTTAAAGCAGCTCAACCTAAAGCCCCCGCGATAA
- a CDS encoding TetR/AcrR family transcriptional regulator yields MATSLEKAKQNPESMKARILEAARKIFGEYGFHGTTTRMIAKAVDIDISTLYYHWGEKGDLYEAVIRDINDGLGNKLIEVETIIKGKPLAQRLDIAIEQMVDYLFENPEISNLTLHRYFMKTRHGSILDFRVPEYLSDIAYSMGLAPDRKDVPVEARMKVLYIMNAIHNFVSGENFFRPMLGMERRQYIQHAKDTLQFFNLAAFT; encoded by the coding sequence ATGGCAACATCACTTGAAAAGGCAAAACAGAATCCCGAGTCCATGAAGGCCCGCATTCTTGAGGCAGCCCGGAAAATTTTCGGCGAATACGGGTTTCATGGCACAACCACACGCATGATCGCAAAGGCCGTGGATATTGATATCTCCACCCTCTATTATCACTGGGGGGAAAAGGGGGATTTATACGAAGCCGTGATCCGGGATATCAATGACGGGCTGGGAAACAAGCTTATCGAGGTGGAAACGATCATCAAAGGAAAACCCCTGGCGCAGCGTTTGGATATCGCCATTGAGCAGATGGTGGATTATTTGTTTGAAAATCCGGAAATATCCAACCTGACCCTTCACCGGTATTTCATGAAAACACGCCATGGAAGTATTCTGGATTTCCGGGTGCCGGAGTATCTCTCAGATATTGCCTATTCCATGGGGCTTGCCCCGGACCGCAAGGATGTGCCGGTGGAAGCCCGCATGAAAGTGCTTTATATCATGAATGCCATTCACAATTTTGTGTCCGGGGAAAATTTTTTCCGTCCCATGCTGGGTATGGAGCGGCGGCAATACATCCAGCATGCCAAAGATACCCTTCAGTTTTTCAATCTGGCCGCCTTTACATAA
- a CDS encoding CaiB/BaiF CoA transferase family protein: protein MPDAKTGALKGITVIDLSRLLPGPYASMILADHGARVIVVEDKRFAGEFFPDNAVNRGKEHICLNLKSEAGKKIFFELVRDADVVLEGFRPGVTARLGVDYESVRAVNPAIVYCSITGYGQSGDYAGIVGHDSNYLSVAGVLGLIGEADGRPVIPGIQIADMAGGGMNAVIGIMMALFSREKTGSGQYIDISMTDGCLSLLSLALNIQQTAGQAVERGNWFLSHRYACYNTYETADGRYLSIGAVENRFWKNLCDFFQVPEYIPLQYDDARRKEILDFFEQQFRSQTLLHWQKAFESAEICWAPVKDLSEALADPVFSQRDMVLELVSQQGRRLTALGAVAKLSQTPARVSQFPPEFGENTRQVLAELGYKDAVIDDLAGRGVI, encoded by the coding sequence ATGCCAGATGCCAAAACCGGTGCTTTAAAGGGCATTACCGTTATTGATCTGTCCCGTCTGCTGCCTGGGCCTTATGCGTCCATGATTCTCGCCGATCATGGTGCCCGGGTTATTGTCGTTGAAGACAAACGCTTTGCAGGTGAATTTTTCCCGGACAATGCGGTCAATCGGGGCAAGGAGCATATTTGCCTGAATTTAAAGTCAGAGGCTGGGAAAAAGATTTTTTTTGAACTGGTCCGGGATGCCGACGTGGTGCTCGAAGGCTTCCGCCCCGGTGTGACAGCCCGTTTGGGAGTGGATTATGAATCGGTCAGGGCGGTCAACCCGGCTATTGTTTACTGCTCCATTACCGGTTACGGCCAGAGCGGGGATTATGCCGGCATTGTGGGCCATGATTCCAATTATCTCAGCGTGGCCGGCGTGCTGGGCTTAATCGGCGAGGCAGATGGCCGGCCGGTGATTCCGGGCATCCAGATCGCGGACATGGCCGGCGGGGGGATGAATGCGGTGATCGGGATCATGATGGCCCTGTTTTCCCGTGAAAAAACCGGCAGCGGCCAGTACATTGACATTTCCATGACAGACGGGTGCCTGAGCCTGCTCTCGCTTGCCCTAAACATCCAGCAGACCGCAGGTCAGGCCGTGGAACGCGGCAACTGGTTTCTGTCCCACAGGTATGCCTGCTACAATACCTATGAAACCGCAGACGGCCGGTATCTTTCCATTGGTGCGGTGGAAAACCGGTTTTGGAAAAATTTGTGCGATTTTTTCCAGGTTCCCGAATACATCCCGCTGCAGTATGATGACGCACGCCGGAAGGAAATTCTTGATTTTTTCGAACAACAATTTCGCTCCCAAACCCTTTTGCACTGGCAGAAGGCCTTTGAAAGCGCCGAGATTTGCTGGGCGCCGGTAAAAGATCTTTCCGAGGCCCTTGCAGATCCGGTATTTTCCCAGAGGGATATGGTGCTGGAACTGGTCAGCCAACAGGGCCGGCGGCTGACGGCCCTGGGTGCGGTGGCCAAGTTGTCTCAAACCCCGGCCCGTGTTTCCCAGTTTCCGCCCGAATTTGGCGAAAACACCAGACAGGTGCTTGCAGAGCTTGGTTACAAGGATGCAGTAATCGATGACCTGGCCGGCCGGGGCGTGATCTGA
- a CDS encoding hydrolase, with amino-acid sequence MLDAQQTALVVIDVQGKLARTVSDSQKVVSNVEKLIRGANLFELPVIVTEQHPVGLGPTIEALQPLFTNVSMVEKMTFNACMTPYFVQVMEQAGRRKILICGLEAHICVHQTVYGLLGRGFQVHVASDAISSRTAWNRNMAIERMRARGAVISTTEMALFELMQDANDDRFREFARIVK; translated from the coding sequence ATGCTCGATGCCCAACAAACGGCCCTGGTGGTCATTGATGTCCAGGGAAAACTGGCCCGGACCGTATCGGATTCCCAAAAGGTGGTGAGCAATGTCGAAAAACTGATTCGCGGTGCCAATCTTTTTGAGCTGCCGGTTATTGTCACCGAGCAGCATCCCGTGGGTCTCGGTCCCACCATTGAAGCGCTGCAGCCGCTTTTCACCAATGTTTCCATGGTGGAAAAAATGACGTTTAATGCCTGCATGACCCCTTATTTTGTCCAGGTCATGGAGCAGGCCGGCCGCCGCAAAATCCTGATCTGCGGTCTTGAAGCCCATATATGCGTGCACCAGACCGTATACGGGCTGCTGGGCCGGGGTTTTCAGGTGCATGTGGCCTCTGATGCCATATCCTCCCGGACCGCCTGGAACCGCAATATGGCCATTGAGCGAATGCGCGCCCGGGGTGCGGTGATTTCCACAACCGAGATGGCCCTTTTTGAATTGATGCAGGATGCCAATGATGACCGGTTCCGGGAGTTTGCCCGGATTGTTAAATAG